A genomic window from Quercus lobata isolate SW786 chromosome 10, ValleyOak3.0 Primary Assembly, whole genome shotgun sequence includes:
- the LOC115965068 gene encoding receptor-like protein 9DC3 — protein sequence MTNVDEGKVALKYMEEMYYQDSLNVMMKWLNIELVRIQIVFTIIDFSNNSFKGEMPKIIGRLKSLKGLNFSHNNLIGYIPSSFGNLTNIEWLDLSFNKLIGEIPRQLVDIPWLAILNLSHNQLIGHISLGKQFDTFDNNSYTENLDLCGFPLSRTCNSLEVKKPPPLTLQQEDNLELENGFGWQVVLMGYGCGVIFGMLMGYLMFKIGKP from the coding sequence ATGACAAATGTGGATGAAGGAAAAGTGGCATTGAAATATATGGAAGAAATGTATTATCAGGATTCTTTGAATGTGATGATGAAATGGTTGAATATTGAGTTAGTGAGAATCCAAATTGTCTTCACGATcattgatttttcaaacaatagtTTCAAAGGAGAGATGCCAAAGATAATTGGAAGACTAAAATCACTCAAGGGGCTCAACTTTTCTCACAATAACCTTATTGGTTATATTCCATCATCATTTGGAAATTTGACAAATATTGAATGGTTAGACCTCTCTTTCAACAAGCTTATCGGGGAGATTCCTAGGCAATTGGTAGATATACCATGGCTTGCAATTTTAAATCTGTCACATAACCAACTTATAGGGCACATATCTTTAGGAAAGCAATTTGATACGTTTGATAATAATTCATACACTGAAAACCTGGATTTATGTGGATTTCCATTGTCAAGAACATGCAACAGCCTTGAGGTAAAGAAACCACCACCATTGACCTTACAACAAGAAGACAATTTAGAGTTAGAAAATGGGTTTGGTTGGCAAGTTGTATTGATGGGTTATGGATGTGGAGTGATATTTGGAATGTTGATGGGATATCTTATGTTTAAAATTGGAAAACCATAG
- the LOC115962845 gene encoding receptor-like protein 35 produces MGCLSWKLQVLCLLSFLFHSTSSSLSSSLSSISPCSALLHFNHSLSLHRDASPPLDTPDYPTEYRSNIHMCDNSYPKTASWKEDKDCCTWDGVICHKTTRHVIGLDLSCSWLNGSINSNSTLFFLPHLKRLNLAGNFFNYSIISSEFGKFKSLTHLNLSHSMFSAKIPHEISHLSSLVSLDLSYNDWLLIATPVWKRVIHNLTQLRELFLDQSNMSSIRPNSLMNLSSSLTTLSLRDCNLQGKLQNDILSFPSIQTLDLGYNINLEGSLSKCNWSSNSLKFLSLSDTNFSGKLPDSIGNLKSLKSLALGNCNFTGSIPTSLGNLTQITYLYLHRNNFIGSIPTSLGNLTKLTSLTLSYNSFSGLLPLSLFNLPNLSSLYLRYNQLVGPLPNHVSGLLNLNELFLGSNFLNGTLPFWLFSLPSLVNLDISRNQFIGEIGEFKSNSLERLHLGNNKLQGSIPRSISRFVNLTSLTLSSNNLSIVLELEMFSKLKNLQYLDFSYNLVSINNNVTYTLPNLYHLNLSSCNISEFPIFLRTTTNLQLLDLSKNRIYGQFPRWLVDVGRDSLYFLDLHDNLLQGPFPTLSFLNMQYLFVSNNKFTGEIPSLICNTSALDVLDLSYNNLSGMIPKCLVHSNVLSVLDLRMNSLYGTIPATFSKRNNFRNINLNGNQLEGPLPRSLENCRYLEVLDLGSNKINGTFPYWLEGLLYLQVLVLRSNKFQGCIGNPKIKSPFPNLRILDISNNEFNGPLPRKYFKYLKAMTNVDEGKVALKYMGDRYYYDSLNVMIKGFYIKLVRIQTVFTTIDFSNNSFSGEMPKIIGRLKSLKGLNFSHNNLTGYIPSTLGNLHNLEWLDLSFNKFTGEIPRQLADLPWLEVLKLSHNHLTGLIPSGKQFNTFDNDSYIENLGLCGFPLSRMCNNHEAKNPPLLTSQQEDKLEPENGFGWQAVSMGYGCGVLFGMLMGYLMFKIGKPKWIVRMVKLEQHIMLRRLKKNAQRHGGKK; encoded by the exons ATGGGGTGTTTAAGTTGGAAGCTTCAAGTTTTGTGTCTACTCTCCTTCCTCTTTCATTCTACTTCATcgtctctttcttcttccttgtctTCAATCTCACCATGCTCTGCTTTACTCCATTTTaatcactctctttctcttcatAGAGATGCTTCTCCTCCTCTTGATACACCTGATTATCCTACTGAATATAGATCTAATATTCATATGTGTGATAATTCTTATCCAAAGACAGCCTCTTGGAAGGAGGATAAGGACTGCTGTACTTGGGATGGCGTCATATGTCACAAAACCACACGCCATGTTATTGGCCTTGACCTCAGTTGCAGTTGGCTCAATGGCTCCATTAATTCCAACAGCACCCTCTTCTTTCTTCCCCATCTCAAGAGGTTGAATCTCGCTGGGAATTTCTTCAATTACTCCATAATTTCGTCTGAGTTTGGCAAGTTTAAGAGTTTGACTCATCTTAACCTTTCTCATTCCATGTTTTCTGCCAAAATCCCACATGAAATCTCTCATTTGTCTTCGCTGGTTTCACTTGATCTTTCTTACAACGATTGGCTATTAATTGCAACGCCAGTATGGAAAAGAGTCATTCATAACCTTACTCAGTTAAGGGAACTTTTTTTGGATCAGTCAAATATGTCCTCAATTAGACCTAATTCTTTGATGAATTTATCCTCCTCTTTGACCACTCTTAGTCTCCGTGACTGTAATTTGCAGGGAAAACTCCAAAATGATATCCTCTCCTTTCCAAGTATACAAACCCTTGATCTAGGTTATAATATTAATCTTGAAGGTTCTCTTTCAAAATGTAATTGGAGCAGTAATTCCCTGAAGTTCTTAAGTCTCTCTGACACAAACTTTTCAGGAAAATTACCTGATTCTATCGGCAATTTGAAGTCCTTGAAGAGTTTGGCTCTCGGTAATTGCAATTTTACAGGGTCAATTCCAACATCACTTGGTAACCTCACACAAATTACTTACTTGTATCTACATAGAAACAATTTTATTGGGTCAATTCCAACATCACTTGGGAACCTTACAAAACTTACTTCTTTGACTTTGTCATATAATAGTTTCAGCG GTCTGTTGCCGTTGTCACTATTCAACTTGCCGAATCTCTCAAGTTTATACCTTCGCTATAATCAACTAGTTGGTCCCCTTCCTAATCACGTAAGTGGGCTTTTGAATCTAAATGAACTCTTTTTAGGTTCAAATTTCCTAAATGGAACACTGCCATTTTGGTTGTTCAGTTTGCCCTCTTTAGTGAACTTAGACATCTCTAGAAATCAATTCATTGGTGAGATTGGTGAATTCAAGTCTAATTCATTGGAGCGTCTACATTTGGGTAATAATAAGCTACAGGGCTCTATACCTAGGTCAATATCTAGATTTGTTAACCTTACTTCTCTAACTCTCTCATCAAATAACTTGAGTATTGTGTTGGAGTTAGAAATGTTTTCAAAGCTCAAAAATCTCCAATATCTTGATTTTTCATATAACTTAGTTAGCATCAACAATAATGTCACCTATACCCTACCCAATCTTTACCATTTGAACTTGTCTTCTTGCAACATTAGTGAATTCCCAATTTTCTTAAGAACGACAACAAACTTACAACTCTTAGACCTTTCCAAGAATAGAATTTATGGTCAATTTCCAAGATGGTTGGTAGATGTGGGGAGGgattcattatattttcttgatcttcatgaCAATTTGCTTCAAGGACCATTTCCCACTCTAAGTTTTCTTAATATGCAATATTTGTTTGTCTCAAATAACAAATTCACTGGAGAAATCCCTTCTTTAATTTGCAACACAAGTGCCCTTGATGTTCTAGACTTGTCTTATAACAACTTAAGTGGCATGATTCCTAAGTGTTTGGTACATTCTAATGTCCTCTCAGTGTTGGATTTGCGAATGAATAGCCTTTATGGTACCATCCCTGCTACATTTTCCAAGAGAAATAATTTTAGGAATATTAACCTTAATGGCAATCAATTGGAAGGACCATTGCCACGATCTTTGGAAAATTGTAGGTACTTGGAAGTACTAGATCTTGGTAGTAATAAGATAAATGGAACCTTCCCTTATTGGTTGGAAGGTCTTTTATATTTGCAGGTTCTTGTCTTAAGATCAAACAAATTTCAAGGTTGTATAGGCAATCCGAAGATCAAATCTCCTTTCCCAAATTTGCGAATCCTAGACATCTCTAACAATGAGTTTAATGGTCCATTGccaagaaaatatttcaaatatttgaaaGCCATGACAAATGTGGATGAAGGAAAAGTTGCGTTGAAATATATGGGAGACAGGTATTATTACGATTCTTTGAATGTGATGATCAAAGGGTTTTATATTAAGTTGGTGAGAATCCAAACTGTCTTCACGAccattgatttttcaaataatagtTTCAGTGGAGAGATGCCAAAGATTATTGGGAGGCTAAAATCACTCAAGGGGCTCAACTTTTCTCACAATAACCTTACAGGTTATATTCCATCAACATTAGGAAATTTGCACAATCTTGAATGGTTAGACCTCTCTTTCAACAAGTTTACCGGGGAGATTCCTAGGCAATTGGCAGATCTACCATGGCTTGAAGTTTTAAAGCTGTCGCATAACCATCTTACAGGACTCATACCTTCAGGAAAGCAATTCAATACATTTGATAATGATTCGTACATTGAAAACCTTGGATTATGTGGATTTCCGTTGTCAAGAATGTGCAACAACCATGAGGCAAAAAACCCACCACTATTGACCTCACAACAAGAAGACAAATTAGAGCCTGAAAATGGGTTTGGTTGGCAAGCTGTATCGATGGGTTATGGATGTGGAGTGCTATTTGGAATGTTGATGGGATATCTTATGTTTAAAATCGGAAAACCAAAGTGGATTGTGAGGATGGTCAAGTTAGAGCAACATATCATGCTCAGAAGGCTGAAGAAGAATGCCCAAAGACATGGTGGAAAAAAATAA
- the LOC115962847 gene encoding protein MAINTENANCE OF MERISTEMS-like — protein sequence MGALLFMDRSADRVSLLPLQLLNPVSNARRYSWGSAALAWLYRQLCGASKKDAMQIGGALLLVQLWAYSRFPQLCPVVRPPLPPVHSGPLAIRWSGPKCTAEHATHVLAAYRTSLATVRAEQVFG from the exons ATGGGGGCCCTCTTGTTCATGGACAGGTCTGCGGACCGGGTCTCACTGCTGCCTCTGCAGTTGCTCAACCCAGTCAGCAATGCGAGACGGTATAGCTGGGGTAGTGCAGCATTGGCCTGGCTGTATAGGCAACTTTGTGGTGCATCGAAGAAGGATGCGATGCAGATTGGAGGAGCACTCTTGTTGGTGCAGCTATGGGCCTATTCAAGGTTCCCACAATTATGCCCTGTTGTGAGGCCGCCTCTACCGCCAGTGCACTCAGGGCCCCTTGCCATTAG GTGGAGCGGGCCAAAATGCACCGCAGAGCATGCCACACACGTCCTTGCTGCGTACCGCACGTCACTGGCTACAGTACGGGCCGAGCAGGTATTCGgttaa